The Lysinibacillus pakistanensis genome includes a window with the following:
- a CDS encoding cyclase family protein: MKIIDLTHTITENMPVYPGTDQPSLKIICNHESDGFKETSLTMASHTGTHMDAPNHIFADRTTLDNLPVELFIGSALVIDCSDLQQGKEISMDLINAVKEKADQADFLLFFTGWDQYWGTPTYFGNYPYLTEEVADYLIQSKKKGVGLDVISIDSMSDAYLTIHKKVLADNDFIIVENLTRLGEIGDGLFTFCALPIKFKNADGAPVRAVAILND; encoded by the coding sequence ATGAAAATAATTGATTTAACGCATACGATAACTGAAAATATGCCAGTCTATCCCGGTACAGATCAGCCTTCATTAAAAATTATTTGCAATCACGAAAGTGACGGATTTAAAGAAACCTCCCTGACTATGGCTTCTCATACAGGCACACACATGGACGCACCTAATCATATATTTGCTGATAGAACTACACTCGATAACCTACCAGTCGAACTATTTATAGGTTCTGCGTTAGTCATTGATTGTAGCGACTTACAGCAAGGAAAAGAAATTTCGATGGATCTAATTAATGCAGTAAAAGAGAAGGCTGATCAAGCGGATTTTTTATTATTTTTTACGGGATGGGACCAATACTGGGGCACACCTACTTATTTCGGAAACTATCCATATTTGACAGAAGAAGTCGCGGATTACTTAATACAAAGTAAGAAAAAAGGTGTTGGACTTGATGTAATAAGCATTGACTCGATGTCAGATGCTTATTTAACAATTCATAAAAAGGTTTTAGCTGACAACGATTTTATTATTGTTGAGAATTTAACGAGACTTGGTGAAATTGGTGATGGACTATTCACATTCTGTGCCCTGCCCATTAAGTTTAAAAATGCTGATGGTGCCCCTGTACGAGCGGTTGCCATATTGAATGATTAG
- a CDS encoding undecaprenyldiphospho-muramoylpentapeptide beta-N-acetylglucosaminyltransferase — protein sequence MKQQTIILTGGGTAGHVSLNQAILPSLQELGYDVHYIGSEQGIEKELIGEAFPSVPFYGISSGKLRRYFSMKNFTDPFKVLAGIMQAFRIIKKVKPQVIFSKGGFVSVPVVMAAKLAGVPVVIHESDVTPGLANKIALPFASHIFTIFEETLQHLPKEKATCTGSIIRQELFMGERAKGLSLCGFTTLKPVLLVMGGSLGSVVLNDALRQNLPELVKQFQIIHLCGKGNFDETLASMPGYKQFEYVTTELPDLLHAADFIVSRAGSNSIFEFLALHKPMLLVPLSAQKSRGDQILNANLFKRQGYAEVLEEEEMTKESFKKSVHVLTERKEDMVATMKKTQRPKTPKEMAKLILHYKK from the coding sequence GTGAAACAACAAACAATCATTTTAACCGGTGGAGGGACGGCTGGTCATGTATCACTCAATCAGGCGATACTCCCTTCTTTACAAGAACTAGGTTATGATGTCCATTATATTGGCTCAGAGCAGGGCATTGAAAAGGAATTAATAGGCGAAGCATTTCCTAGCGTTCCGTTTTACGGAATTTCAAGTGGAAAATTGCGTCGTTATTTTTCAATGAAGAATTTTACAGATCCGTTTAAAGTGCTTGCAGGGATAATGCAGGCTTTTCGTATTATCAAAAAAGTGAAACCGCAAGTTATCTTTTCAAAGGGTGGATTTGTTTCTGTCCCTGTAGTGATGGCGGCGAAACTGGCTGGCGTTCCAGTAGTTATTCATGAGTCGGATGTGACACCAGGGTTGGCCAATAAAATTGCCTTGCCATTTGCCTCTCATATCTTTACTATTTTTGAAGAAACTTTACAGCATCTGCCAAAGGAAAAGGCGACTTGTACAGGATCTATCATTCGCCAAGAGCTATTTATGGGAGAGCGGGCAAAAGGATTATCACTTTGCGGCTTTACTACATTAAAACCTGTTTTACTTGTGATGGGGGGAAGCTTAGGTTCGGTTGTCTTAAATGATGCATTGCGTCAAAATTTACCAGAGCTTGTCAAACAATTTCAAATTATTCATTTGTGCGGTAAAGGCAATTTTGACGAGACATTAGCGTCTATGCCAGGCTATAAGCAATTTGAATATGTAACAACAGAGTTACCGGATTTATTACATGCAGCAGACTTTATCGTCTCACGTGCAGGTTCTAATTCTATTTTCGAATTTTTAGCACTTCATAAGCCGATGTTATTGGTGCCGTTATCTGCGCAAAAGAGCCGTGGTGATCAAATTTTAAATGCAAATTTATTTAAAAGGCAAGGCTATGCAGAGGTTTTAGAAGAGGAAGAAATGACAAAGGAATCCTTTAAAAAATCAGTGCATGTTTTGACTGAACGTAAAGAGGACATGGTAGCAACTATGAAAAAAACACAAAGACCAAAAACGCCAAAAGAAATGGCAAAATTAATTTTGCACTATAAAAAGTAG
- a CDS encoding GNAT family N-acetyltransferase, protein MLKHRDLHECTELYELLSHPSVFPFVRQKATSADEYWFMTKQLIEEEAKGLAISRTITDDWGQPIGTISIHDVEEGAGFLGTWIGLPYQGKGYNQKAKMLFLNELFFDYNFHTVFLRIRVENQKSQRAALKLPYVVSANECHPTLLSQVNSGEAQFNLYKIPKDLFYLTTANEMLEGEEQAM, encoded by the coding sequence ATGCTTAAACATCGAGACCTACATGAATGTACAGAGCTTTATGAGCTATTATCACACCCTTCTGTTTTCCCATTTGTTCGTCAAAAAGCCACATCTGCTGATGAATATTGGTTTATGACAAAACAACTGATTGAAGAAGAAGCGAAGGGACTCGCTATTTCTAGGACCATTACTGATGATTGGGGTCAACCAATCGGCACCATCAGCATTCATGATGTTGAGGAAGGTGCAGGCTTTTTAGGAACGTGGATTGGACTTCCCTATCAAGGCAAAGGTTATAATCAAAAAGCAAAGATGCTATTTTTAAACGAGTTATTTTTTGACTATAATTTCCATACGGTGTTTCTCCGTATACGTGTTGAAAATCAAAAATCACAACGTGCAGCTTTAAAGTTACCTTATGTCGTAAGTGCAAACGAATGCCATCCTACATTATTATCGCAGGTTAACAGTGGTGAAGCGCAATTTAATTTATATAAAATCCCGAAAGACTTGTTCTATCTGACAACAGCTAACGAAATGCTAGAGGGCGAAGAACAAGCAATGTAA
- a CDS encoding diguanylate cyclase domain-containing protein, which produces MEYLLSEELFNELFIGKDFVFLMKKVGDDYQYIRLNQAAQALLSDKALGKMLSTVTSSHNFSIIQQFYHQAIMKHAQIDYVDYAYYKSEIRKYETSVRPLTYKGDDYILAITKEILYDRNIEDKFLFMRSMFDHAFFSTVILSAEGAVYEVNPSFMEDFGLDNDAVKRKLFVDLPIVPNDERENIQTFLQRAAMGENIGEKLIKLHTLDKKERFYLMSLSPVMQGDNSFAIFLIMQDFTQFTEQKAELRLKSHGLEVFKAALNSATAIAIWDVDGIIIEVNDLFLNASGYTAEELIGKPYTLIEPSYHTEDLMHLINETLEAGDIWRGELCYRTKYHADYWVEAAIVPLKNEVGRTEQYLSINYDITDKKRMLTELKNIERTFRLITENTNDLIVITNEDGIIIYASPSYRIFLGYENVDLQGQFYSDIVDEESKMAWQTFLNNYSGLTDTQFELLLKAKDGTPVWTEGNVTVVHDPEREKVSQIMMVSREITHRKERENDLLYLAYHDTLTQLPNRRYLLKEFPKLLAEAQETANCLAMLYIDGDDFKDVNDHYGHDTGDDFIRKFGQVLVNSVRSHDLVIRIGGDEFIVILTGLTRDSEKRKAQMMHIIQRIREELKKGWIIENNYFAPTASIGVAYYPDHGKNLDELLDLADQALYKAKEFGKNKLYITEAH; this is translated from the coding sequence ATGGAGTATCTTTTAAGCGAAGAATTATTTAATGAATTATTTATTGGCAAGGATTTTGTCTTTCTAATGAAAAAGGTAGGAGACGATTATCAATATATTCGCTTAAATCAAGCAGCTCAAGCTTTGTTATCAGATAAGGCACTTGGGAAAATGCTTTCTACCGTTACCTCAAGTCACAATTTTTCAATTATTCAGCAATTTTATCATCAAGCCATTATGAAGCATGCTCAAATCGATTATGTGGATTATGCTTATTATAAATCGGAGATTCGAAAATATGAGACATCTGTTCGTCCGCTTACATACAAGGGCGACGACTATATTTTAGCCATTACAAAAGAGATTCTCTATGACCGTAATATTGAGGATAAGTTTTTATTTATGCGCTCTATGTTTGACCATGCATTTTTCTCAACTGTCATTCTATCTGCAGAAGGGGCAGTTTATGAAGTAAATCCTAGCTTCATGGAAGACTTTGGATTAGATAACGATGCCGTAAAAAGGAAATTGTTTGTTGATTTACCAATTGTTCCTAATGATGAGAGAGAAAACATTCAAACTTTTCTACAAAGAGCTGCAATGGGCGAAAATATTGGGGAGAAACTTATCAAGCTCCATACATTGGATAAAAAAGAGCGCTTCTATTTAATGTCACTTTCTCCTGTTATGCAAGGAGATAATTCATTTGCGATTTTTCTTATTATGCAGGATTTCACCCAGTTTACTGAGCAAAAAGCAGAATTACGTTTAAAATCGCATGGCTTAGAAGTTTTTAAGGCTGCGTTAAACTCTGCGACGGCCATTGCTATATGGGATGTTGATGGCATAATAATTGAAGTAAATGATCTATTTTTAAATGCGTCAGGCTATACGGCGGAGGAGCTTATAGGTAAACCTTATACGTTAATCGAACCTAGTTATCATACAGAGGATTTAATGCACTTAATTAATGAAACGCTTGAAGCGGGGGACATTTGGCGAGGCGAGCTGTGCTACCGTACAAAATATCATGCAGATTATTGGGTAGAAGCAGCAATTGTTCCGTTAAAAAATGAAGTAGGCAGGACAGAACAATATTTATCCATTAACTATGATATTACGGACAAGAAAAGAATGTTAACGGAATTAAAAAATATTGAACGCACATTTCGTCTAATAACTGAAAATACAAATGACTTGATTGTTATAACTAACGAGGATGGCATTATTATTTATGCTTCACCGTCCTATAGGATTTTCTTAGGCTATGAAAATGTAGATTTACAGGGTCAGTTTTACAGTGATATTGTCGATGAGGAAAGTAAAATGGCTTGGCAAACATTCTTAAATAATTATTCTGGACTAACGGATACACAATTTGAGCTATTACTCAAGGCCAAGGATGGTACACCTGTTTGGACAGAAGGAAACGTAACTGTTGTACATGATCCTGAACGAGAAAAAGTTTCCCAAATTATGATGGTATCTCGTGAAATTACGCATCGAAAAGAACGAGAGAATGATTTATTATATTTAGCCTATCATGATACGTTAACACAGCTACCCAATCGACGTTATTTATTAAAGGAGTTTCCAAAATTACTGGCAGAAGCACAAGAGACGGCTAATTGTTTGGCGATGCTTTATATAGATGGAGATGACTTTAAGGATGTAAATGATCATTATGGTCATGATACTGGCGATGACTTTATCCGAAAGTTTGGGCAAGTTTTAGTCAACTCTGTCAGAAGCCATGATTTAGTGATTCGTATTGGTGGCGATGAATTTATTGTCATTCTAACAGGGTTAACTAGAGATAGTGAAAAGCGAAAGGCTCAAATGATGCATATTATTCAGCGCATCCGAGAAGAACTAAAAAAAGGTTGGATTATTGAAAATAATTATTTTGCCCCGACTGCTTCGATCGGTGTTGCGTATTATCCTGATCATGGAAAAAATTTAGACGAATTACTGGATTTAGCGGATCAGGCGCTCTATAAAGCGAAAGAATTTGGCAAAAATAAACTTTATATTACGGAAGCGCATTAA
- a CDS encoding response regulator transcription factor has translation MPKKILLVEDEKHIARFVELELKHEGYDVLVTFDGREGLALASSEDVDVLLLDVMLPGINGIEICRRIRTQSNVPIILLTARDAVMDRVAGLDAGADDYIVKPFAIEELLARIRTILRRVTPDEQNGEALQFRDIVIDVAAYEVLVQGKRLDLTKTEYDLLKLLMEHKNRVCTRELILTSVWGYETDIETNVVDVYIRHLRTKLPGDMNAYIETVRGVGYVMRE, from the coding sequence ATGCCTAAAAAGATACTTTTAGTGGAAGATGAAAAACATATCGCTCGCTTTGTAGAGCTAGAGTTAAAGCATGAGGGCTATGATGTGTTGGTCACTTTTGATGGACGTGAAGGATTAGCTCTTGCTTCATCTGAGGATGTTGATGTTCTTTTATTAGATGTCATGCTTCCAGGCATAAATGGTATTGAAATTTGTCGGCGCATACGAACGCAGTCAAATGTACCAATTATTTTGCTAACGGCACGTGACGCTGTGATGGATCGTGTAGCAGGTTTAGATGCAGGAGCAGATGACTACATTGTTAAACCATTTGCTATTGAAGAATTACTAGCTAGGATTCGAACAATTTTGCGCCGTGTAACACCAGACGAGCAAAACGGTGAGGCACTACAATTTCGCGATATTGTCATTGATGTAGCAGCCTACGAAGTACTTGTACAAGGAAAAAGGCTTGATTTAACGAAAACAGAATATGATTTACTGAAATTATTAATGGAACATAAAAATAGAGTTTGTACGCGAGAGCTAATTTTAACTTCTGTTTGGGGTTATGAAACTGATATTGAAACAAATGTTGTAGATGTATACATACGGCATTTACGAACAAAACTACCAGGTGATATGAATGCCTATATTGAAACCGTTCGTGGAGTAGGGTATGTGATGCGAGAATGA